Proteins encoded in a region of the Synechococcus sp. BIOS-U3-1 genome:
- a CDS encoding ABC-F family ATP-binding cassette domain-containing protein yields the protein MSLISLVDASKDFGIRTLFENLTLHVREGDRVGLIGPNGAGKSTLLRVLSGKEPLGGGERRCSSRLRIELVGQDSTVEPGLTVLEQVLAGCGEKRELLLRFSAVSEAVARSPEDTVLMRELGVLSERMDEEGAWGLEQQCQEVLQRLGISDLHRPVEDLSGGYRKRVGLASALVAGPDVLLLDEPTNHLDAAAVEWLQSWLDRYPGAVVLVTHDRYVLDRVTRRIVEVERGQASSIDGNYSAYLQRKADQEVSEAAEAARFKSVMRRELAWLRQGPKARSTKQKARIQRIEEMRAAPSKTNRSQLEMSSVSRRIGKLAIEAEQLTVTADGQADGPVLLKDFTYSFSPEDRVGIIGPNGSGKSTLLDLIAGRRQATAGSLRLGETVHLGYLDQHTDALTEGRGLERKVIEFVEEAASRIDLGGEQLSASQLLERFLFPPAQQHSPLSKLSGGERRRLSLCRMLIQAPNVLLLDEPTNDLDVQTLSVLEDLLEDFRGCVVVVSHDRYFLDRTVDRLFCFEQGRLQRFEGNYSAFLDHRRDKEKSAATEGHRNRSNGLQTSQESAPKNQGPRRRSFKESRELESLERDLPQMEQRKADLEQAISSGQGDLTSLSHDLASLLEALEMSEERWLELSELVP from the coding sequence GTGAGTCTGATCAGCCTGGTTGATGCATCAAAAGATTTCGGAATCCGAACCCTGTTCGAGAACCTCACGCTGCACGTCCGCGAAGGGGACAGGGTTGGATTGATCGGACCGAATGGCGCCGGTAAATCAACCCTGCTGCGGGTGCTCTCAGGGAAGGAACCTCTTGGAGGCGGAGAGCGACGCTGCTCCTCCCGTCTGAGAATTGAGCTGGTTGGTCAGGACAGCACGGTGGAGCCTGGGCTCACCGTGCTCGAACAGGTGCTGGCCGGCTGTGGAGAAAAGCGGGAGCTACTGCTGCGCTTCAGCGCGGTCTCTGAGGCGGTGGCCCGGTCTCCTGAAGACACAGTGCTGATGCGTGAACTCGGTGTTCTAAGCGAACGTATGGATGAAGAGGGGGCATGGGGACTTGAACAGCAGTGCCAGGAAGTGCTGCAGCGCCTAGGGATCAGCGATCTTCACCGGCCCGTAGAGGATTTGTCCGGGGGCTATCGCAAGCGTGTGGGTCTGGCCTCGGCACTGGTTGCCGGCCCTGATGTGCTTCTCCTGGATGAACCAACAAACCATCTGGATGCAGCAGCTGTGGAATGGCTACAGAGCTGGTTGGATCGGTACCCGGGCGCTGTAGTGCTCGTGACCCACGACCGTTATGTGCTCGATCGTGTGACGCGCCGAATTGTGGAGGTGGAGCGAGGACAAGCCTCCAGCATTGATGGCAATTACAGCGCGTATCTGCAGCGCAAGGCTGACCAGGAGGTCTCAGAAGCCGCTGAAGCTGCCCGGTTCAAGAGCGTGATGCGACGGGAACTGGCCTGGCTGCGTCAGGGCCCCAAGGCGCGGAGCACCAAGCAGAAAGCTCGCATTCAGCGAATTGAGGAGATGCGGGCGGCACCCTCAAAAACCAATCGCAGCCAACTGGAGATGAGCAGCGTCAGCCGTCGGATCGGCAAGCTCGCGATTGAAGCTGAGCAACTGACGGTCACCGCAGATGGCCAGGCCGACGGCCCTGTGCTTCTGAAGGATTTCACCTACAGCTTCAGCCCCGAGGATCGGGTCGGCATCATCGGCCCTAATGGCAGCGGCAAATCCACCCTGCTGGACCTGATCGCGGGACGGAGGCAAGCCACTGCTGGCAGTCTTCGCCTTGGGGAAACAGTGCATCTCGGCTACCTCGATCAGCACACCGATGCACTCACGGAAGGGCGTGGACTGGAGCGCAAGGTGATCGAATTCGTCGAAGAGGCCGCATCTCGAATTGATTTGGGCGGAGAGCAACTGAGTGCCTCCCAGCTGCTGGAGCGCTTTTTGTTTCCGCCCGCTCAGCAGCACAGCCCGCTCAGCAAGTTGTCAGGAGGGGAGCGACGACGGCTGAGCCTGTGTCGAATGCTGATCCAGGCTCCCAACGTGTTGCTGCTGGATGAACCAACCAATGATCTCGATGTTCAAACTCTGAGCGTTCTAGAAGACCTTCTCGAGGACTTTCGCGGCTGTGTGGTTGTGGTCTCTCACGACCGTTACTTTCTGGATCGCACCGTGGATCGTCTGTTCTGCTTCGAGCAAGGACGCCTCCAGCGTTTTGAAGGCAATTACAGCGCCTTCCTTGACCATCGCCGGGACAAAGAAAAAAGTGCTGCGACTGAAGGCCATCGCAATCGCTCCAACGGGCTGCAAACCAGCCAAGAATCGGCCCCGAAGAACCAGGGCCCACGTCGACGCAGTTTCAAGGAATCACGGGAACTGGAATCACTGGAACGTGACCTGCCGCAAATGGAGCAGCGCAAAGCTGACCTAGAGCAAGCCATCTCCAGCGGACAGGGCGATCTCACCAGCCTGAGCCACGATCTGGCCAGCCTGCTGGAAGCGCTCGAAATGAGTGAAGAACGCTGGCTGGAACTCAGTGAACTCGTTCCATAA
- a CDS encoding CP12 domain-containing protein gives MKSIDEHIQKDQSELEAAKAEGNDAKVRHFSEELESLQDYKKEHPGDSHDPTPIELYCENNPEADECRVYDD, from the coding sequence ATGAAATCCATCGACGAACACATCCAGAAGGACCAGAGCGAGCTCGAAGCTGCCAAGGCAGAGGGCAACGATGCCAAGGTCCGCCACTTCAGCGAAGAGCTTGAGTCCTTGCAGGACTACAAGAAGGAGCATCCCGGCGACAGCCACGATCCCACTCCCATTGAGCTCTATTGCGAAAACAACCCAGAAGCGGACGAATGCCGCGTTTATGACGACTGA
- a CDS encoding DUF2301 domain-containing membrane protein, translating into MTTADPQFDGMYGPFTITSTDREEVQRYRICLLVSGLSLSVGLLQWWLLGGQWAWLWLLPLSVSLGLSLHWIHIYLRPLHRALQLFWLIGCLGWLVLMLQTSTHEALDTLTSQPLWILAVGPMFAALTGIGFKEFFCFRRAEAVGLTLLLPVALLGRLLGLVGNGPCGMLVLVAGLLLVVLALRKFGMEAAADVGDKSVFAYLDAQREVAGS; encoded by the coding sequence ATGACGACCGCCGATCCCCAGTTCGACGGGATGTATGGACCGTTCACCATCACCTCGACGGACAGAGAGGAGGTGCAGCGTTACAGGATCTGTCTGCTGGTCAGCGGCCTATCACTGAGCGTCGGGCTGCTGCAGTGGTGGCTGCTAGGGGGGCAGTGGGCATGGCTTTGGCTTCTACCCCTTAGCGTCAGCCTCGGGCTGTCCCTGCATTGGATTCATATTTATCTGCGACCACTGCATCGAGCGCTGCAGCTGTTCTGGCTCATTGGCTGTCTGGGGTGGCTGGTGCTGATGCTTCAAACATCTACCCATGAAGCCCTCGACACGCTGACAAGCCAGCCCCTATGGATCCTGGCCGTTGGCCCCATGTTTGCTGCTCTGACTGGTATCGGCTTCAAGGAATTCTTCTGCTTCCGTCGTGCCGAGGCGGTTGGTCTCACACTGCTGCTTCCCGTGGCTCTTCTGGGACGGCTGCTGGGGCTGGTTGGCAACGGCCCCTGCGGAATGTTGGTGCTGGTCGCCGGGCTGCTACTGGTCGTGCTCGCCTTGCGTAAGTTCGGCATGGAGGCAGCAGCAGATGTCGGAGACAAAAGCGTGTTTGCTTATCTGGACGCCCAGCGCGAGGTCGCAGGCTCGTGA